A single genomic interval of Bacteroidia bacterium harbors:
- a CDS encoding ABC transporter ATP-binding protein encodes MISLKNIHKSYATGQGSLHVLKGIDMEIEEGEMVSIMGSSGSGKSTLLNVLGILDKYEEGEYRLGGTLIKNLNETQAARYRNRFLGFVFQSFNLISFKNAMENVALPLYYQKVSRRKRNRIAMEYLERVGLNDWASHHPNELSGGQKQRVAIARALITNPRVILADEPTGALDSQTSSEVMDVLKEVNEEGMTVVIVTHEADIAARTGRIIRLRDGIIEDQTVSSH; translated from the coding sequence ATGATCTCTCTAAAGAACATTCATAAATCCTACGCCACCGGGCAGGGCAGCCTGCACGTCCTGAAAGGCATTGACATGGAAATTGAAGAAGGCGAGATGGTCTCAATAATGGGATCCTCCGGTTCGGGAAAATCCACGCTCCTGAACGTTCTCGGTATTCTTGATAAATATGAAGAAGGAGAATACAGGCTTGGCGGCACACTCATCAAAAACCTCAATGAAACGCAGGCCGCCCGCTATCGCAACCGGTTCCTGGGTTTTGTATTTCAATCATTCAATCTCATCTCCTTTAAGAATGCGATGGAAAATGTGGCCTTGCCGCTGTATTATCAGAAGGTGAGCCGCAGAAAGCGCAACCGTATTGCAATGGAATACCTTGAGCGCGTGGGGCTGAATGATTGGGCCTCGCATCATCCCAATGAACTTTCGGGAGGGCAAAAGCAGCGCGTAGCCATAGCGCGTGCCCTGATTACCAATCCCCGCGTAATCCTCGCTGACGAGCCCACAGGGGCGCTGGATTCTCAAACCTCGTCTGAAGTAATGGATGTATTGAAGGAGGTAAATGAAGAGGGAATGACGGTGGTAATCGTAACCCACGAAGCAGATATAGCCGCCCGTACCGGGCGCATCATCCGGCTGCGGGATGGTATTATAGAGGATCAGACCGTTTCATCTCATTAA
- a CDS encoding DegT/DnrJ/EryC1/StrS family aminotransferase, which produces MIKVPFANLPAQYLSIKPEIDAAIAQVLESGAFIGGEPVRQFEADFGKFLGVKHIIGCGNGTDALEILLTAMGIGTGDDVLVPAISWIATSEAVTTADAKPVFVDVEPDFYTMDAAKAAEKISPVTTAVIPVHLYGQPADLQAVRTLADKLGLLMLEDCAQAHGASQNGQLTGTIGEAAAFSFYPGKNLGAYGDAGAMATNNPDTAKQVRMIANHGQLQKHHHQFEGRNSRLDGLQAAVLSVKLKHLEKWTKQRIALADNYFEQLKDLPGLTLPKVRTGSRHVFHLFVVLAEKRDELREFLHSRGIETARHYPTALPFLPCYRHLDHHPDDFPVAYRLQCQGLSLPLYPEMTEAQQQWVVDSIREFYG; this is translated from the coding sequence ATGATCAAAGTGCCTTTTGCCAATTTGCCGGCACAATACCTTTCCATTAAACCGGAGATTGACGCTGCAATAGCCCAGGTGCTGGAATCGGGCGCTTTCATTGGCGGGGAACCGGTGAGGCAATTCGAGGCTGATTTCGGGAAGTTCTTGGGCGTGAAACACATCATTGGTTGTGGAAACGGGACTGATGCCCTGGAAATTCTTTTAACGGCAATGGGCATTGGCACTGGCGATGATGTGCTGGTACCTGCCATCTCCTGGATTGCCACTTCGGAGGCCGTGACCACTGCGGACGCAAAACCGGTGTTCGTAGACGTAGAGCCGGATTTTTACACGATGGATGCAGCAAAGGCAGCAGAAAAAATTTCCCCGGTAACTACAGCCGTTATACCCGTACATCTTTATGGCCAGCCGGCTGACTTGCAAGCCGTGAGAACCCTAGCCGATAAACTTGGCCTGTTGATGCTGGAAGATTGCGCCCAGGCCCACGGAGCTTCACAAAATGGCCAATTGACCGGAACTATTGGGGAGGCTGCGGCTTTCAGTTTTTATCCGGGCAAAAATTTGGGAGCTTATGGTGATGCCGGTGCAATGGCGACAAACAATCCGGATACTGCGAAGCAGGTACGGATGATAGCCAACCACGGCCAGCTTCAGAAACACCACCACCAATTCGAAGGCCGCAACAGCCGGTTGGATGGATTGCAGGCCGCAGTGCTGTCTGTAAAGCTAAAGCATCTCGAAAAGTGGACAAAGCAGCGCATTGCTCTGGCGGACAATTATTTTGAGCAGCTAAAAGATCTCCCCGGCCTCACGTTGCCCAAAGTGCGCACCGGCAGCCGCCATGTTTTTCACCTGTTCGTGGTGCTTGCGGAAAAGCGGGATGAACTGCGGGAATTCCTGCACAGTCGCGGAATTGAAACGGCCAGGCATTATCCCACTGCCCTGCCTTTTCTGCCCTGTTACCGGCATCTTGACCACCACCCGGATGATTTCCCAGTAGCGTACAGGCTACAGTGCCAGGGCCTCTCCCTGCCTCTCTACCCGGAAATGACCGAAGCGCAACAACAGTGGGTGGTGGATTCGATTAGGGAGTTTTATGGGTGA
- a CDS encoding GNAT family N-acetyltransferase: protein MITFYPFDDPNFNFETENLFHSKSWLSILKEQYNYEIKTALNTETSESIIFAVTGPFPAQKIISLPFSDYTIPNVTSAESLKPFMEALVANYLSSPIIIKAPYSSEEIAKTGLGKVARTAMYHRVETAQASQIEPALHSSFKRGIRKAEKSNVKISIKNDEEALWTFYKIYHDLRLEKFNSIPQPYSFFKSIFNHFIKNKNGWIFQAEINGEAVASAIVLKHKEILFYKFGASALSALEFRPNNLLFFEMLIFAAENGFEQVDLGLSGTGESYKGLVRFKESMGGQPHPITWVRHDPAGYDDSVETAFKAVLGKLTDQIVKERMSPEKTSAFSEIIYPFFA from the coding sequence ATGATTACCTTTTATCCTTTTGATGATCCCAATTTTAACTTTGAAACGGAAAACCTTTTTCACTCAAAAAGCTGGTTATCTATTTTAAAAGAACAATATAATTATGAAATTAAAACGGCATTAAATACCGAAACTAGTGAATCGATAATATTCGCTGTAACCGGCCCTTTTCCCGCCCAGAAGATCATCAGCCTTCCCTTCAGCGATTATACCATTCCCAACGTAACTTCCGCAGAAAGCTTAAAGCCTTTTATGGAAGCCCTGGTCGCAAACTACCTCTCTTCCCCAATTATTATCAAAGCGCCTTACTCGTCTGAAGAAATCGCAAAAACGGGATTAGGCAAAGTAGCAAGGACAGCCATGTACCACCGGGTTGAAACAGCGCAGGCCAGCCAAATAGAACCCGCCCTGCATTCTTCATTTAAACGCGGAATCAGGAAAGCGGAAAAAAGCAATGTTAAAATTTCTATTAAAAATGATGAGGAAGCGTTGTGGACATTTTATAAAATATACCATGATTTAAGGTTAGAAAAATTCAATAGCATTCCGCAGCCATATTCTTTTTTTAAAAGCATTTTCAATCATTTTATTAAAAATAAAAACGGCTGGATTTTCCAGGCTGAAATTAACGGAGAAGCAGTGGCTTCTGCGATTGTTTTAAAACACAAGGAAATTCTTTTTTACAAATTTGGAGCATCTGCGCTTTCAGCTTTGGAATTCAGGCCCAACAATCTTTTGTTTTTCGAGATGCTGATTTTTGCAGCAGAAAATGGATTTGAACAAGTGGATTTAGGACTCAGCGGCACCGGCGAAAGCTACAAAGGCCTGGTTAGGTTTAAGGAAAGTATGGGCGGGCAGCCCCATCCCATTACCTGGGTGAGGCACGATCCTGCGGGCTATGACGATTCGGTGGAGACTGCGTTCAAGGCTGTTCTGGGCAAACTCACCGACCAGATTGTAAAGGAGCGGATGAGCCCGGAAAAAACAAGTGCATTTAGCGAGATCATTTATCCCTTTTTCGCATGA
- a CDS encoding DUF1016 N-terminal domain-containing protein → MTELAKYIQNNEPEIKGFSDKNIWRMKQFYETYKDFPKLSPVVREIS, encoded by the coding sequence GTGACAGAATTAGCAAAATACATACAGAACAACGAACCTGAGATTAAAGGCTTCTCCGACAAAAATATTTGGAGAATGAAACAGTTTTACGAGACATACAAGGATTTTCCAAAACTCTCACCAGTGGTGAGAGAAATTAGTTGA
- a CDS encoding formyltransferase family protein: MRIGIVGNNDGPLILLRSLAHRQLAAAWVGLQKPVPPKMLENYSTLATDISQEIDEPWILAKLVSQPVDVLVNCFCNFRFSKTLERVPVLNVHLSYLPSYRGRHPLHWALINGETEHGVTIHRMTEKMDAGEIYWQEKVAVKSGSSVRQLRENLLGVLENHFGKFMIQWHLGNAPAEINPDTDSTWFPGRKPQDSRLIEWHDRDKMYRKVMALRSEVEHQAYLFIDGKKRKVDFAGKPPSNFSNTKDRVVGIGRDIKSIMLKCDDNNLIILHFVETLPMNITHNSKIT; the protein is encoded by the coding sequence ATGAGGATCGGGATTGTAGGTAACAATGATGGGCCGCTAATATTGCTGCGGTCGCTGGCCCACCGCCAATTGGCAGCAGCGTGGGTAGGGCTGCAAAAGCCTGTTCCGCCCAAAATGCTGGAAAATTACTCCACTTTGGCGACTGACATTTCCCAGGAAATTGATGAACCCTGGATACTGGCAAAACTCGTCAGCCAGCCCGTGGATGTGCTCGTGAACTGCTTTTGCAATTTTCGGTTCTCGAAAACGTTGGAGCGGGTGCCGGTGCTGAATGTGCATCTATCCTATCTGCCCTCTTACCGAGGTCGCCACCCGCTTCACTGGGCGCTGATCAATGGCGAAACGGAGCATGGTGTTACAATTCATCGCATGACGGAGAAGATGGATGCCGGGGAAATTTACTGGCAGGAGAAGGTTGCAGTGAAAAGCGGCAGTTCGGTGCGGCAACTGCGGGAGAATCTTTTAGGGGTTCTGGAAAATCATTTTGGCAAATTCATGATACAATGGCACCTGGGAAACGCACCTGCTGAAATAAATCCTGACACTGACTCAACCTGGTTTCCCGGGCGGAAGCCCCAGGACAGCCGTCTGATTGAGTGGCATGACCGCGACAAAATGTATCGAAAGGTCATGGCTTTGAGATCAGAAGTAGAACATCAGGCGTATTTATTTATTGATGGAAAAAAAAGAAAAGTAGATTTTGCAGGTAAACCTCCTTCTAATTTTTCAAACACAAAAGATCGTGTTGTTGGAATAGGCCGGGATATCAAGTCAATAATGTTGAAATGTGACGATAATAATCTGATTATTTTGCATTTTGTAGAGACGCTGCCAATGAACATTACGCATAATTCAAAAATCACCTGA
- a CDS encoding NAD(P)-dependent alcohol dehydrogenase, which translates to MKAAIRRNYCSPSQIRIEQIEKPIPKDDEVLIKVYSATVNRTDCANLTAKPFIMRFVLGLFKPRKTILGTDFGGEVIKTGKNVKSFNIGDRVFGFNDTGAESQAEYLATTIENVFPIPGNIDFKKAAASLEGAHYAYSFLHKVKIKPGHRILINGATGGIGSALLQFVRQYDVKITATCNTKNIELVKSLGADKIFDYTKEDFTNDEDKYDFVFDTVGKSTFRKCKSILNEKGVYISSELGPYSQNVFYPLLNSISSKKVIFPIPFHKKTTIPYISNHLETGKFQPVIDREYQLEDISKAYEYVIKGEKTGNVLINIKKSEGTKTPKTH; encoded by the coding sequence ATGAAAGCAGCAATTCGTAGAAATTATTGTTCGCCAAGCCAAATAAGAATTGAGCAGATTGAAAAACCAATCCCAAAAGACGATGAAGTTTTAATTAAAGTTTATAGTGCTACTGTCAATCGGACAGATTGTGCGAACCTTACAGCCAAGCCATTTATCATGCGATTTGTCTTGGGATTATTCAAACCAAGAAAAACTATATTGGGGACGGATTTTGGAGGAGAAGTAATAAAAACCGGAAAAAATGTTAAGTCATTTAATATTGGCGACAGGGTATTTGGTTTTAATGACACAGGTGCCGAATCTCAAGCTGAGTACTTAGCGACAACCATAGAAAATGTTTTTCCTATACCAGGGAACATTGATTTCAAAAAAGCAGCGGCAAGCTTGGAAGGAGCACATTATGCTTACTCTTTTCTACATAAAGTAAAGATTAAACCAGGACACCGTATTCTTATAAATGGTGCAACGGGCGGAATTGGTTCTGCGCTGTTGCAATTTGTAAGGCAATATGATGTCAAAATAACAGCGACCTGTAACACGAAAAATATTGAGCTTGTTAAATCTTTAGGTGCTGACAAAATTTTTGATTATACTAAAGAAGATTTTACCAATGATGAAGATAAATATGACTTTGTTTTTGATACGGTTGGTAAAAGCACATTTAGAAAGTGCAAATCAATATTAAATGAAAAAGGGGTTTACATTTCTTCTGAGTTAGGACCTTATTCTCAAAATGTTTTTTATCCTCTATTGAATTCAATATCAAGCAAAAAAGTAATCTTTCCGATTCCTTTCCATAAGAAGACAACAATACCGTATATCAGTAATCACTTAGAGACTGGAAAATTTCAGCCAGTGATTGATCGGGAATATCAATTAGAAGATATATCCAAGGCTTACGAGTATGTAATCAAAGGAGAAAAAACAGGAAACGTTTTAATTAACATTAAAAAAAGCGAGGGTACAAAAACACCTAAAACGCATTAA
- a CDS encoding Gfo/Idh/MocA family oxidoreductase — MEKLRFAVVGCGNIGKRHIAVIDAEPEAELVALCDKDEERMKELGRNYSNVACYTSYQQLLAESNANIISICTPHGLHAEMSILAAQAGKQILVEKPMALNVADSTRMIEEAQKHGVNLYVVKQNRFNRPITLTQQALEEKRLGKVFMVQCNVLWNRHQRYYDESEWRGRKALEGGCLHTQVCHFLDLLTWWFGPLKEAHTILDTFNHEIEIEDCGVSALRFQSGILGSLTWTTCVYNVNYEGSITIIGEKGTIKIGGKYLNEIEFWDVQSYPLPQDVEYVDAPNIYAHYQGSSSNHNQLINQLVKQVIERRHGLVEGVEGRKTIEAIEMIYGGKHRH; from the coding sequence ATGGAGAAATTACGATTTGCAGTTGTTGGCTGCGGGAATATTGGCAAGCGACACATTGCCGTAATAGATGCTGAACCTGAAGCGGAACTTGTGGCACTATGCGACAAGGACGAAGAACGGATGAAGGAGTTGGGCCGGAACTACAGCAATGTAGCCTGCTATACCAGTTACCAGCAATTGCTTGCAGAAAGCAATGCCAACATCATCAGCATTTGCACGCCTCACGGACTTCACGCAGAAATGAGCATCCTGGCAGCACAAGCAGGAAAACAGATCCTGGTGGAGAAGCCAATGGCGCTGAACGTGGCTGACAGCACCCGCATGATAGAAGAAGCCCAAAAACATGGGGTGAACCTGTACGTGGTGAAGCAAAACCGTTTCAATAGACCGATTACGTTGACGCAGCAGGCCTTGGAGGAAAAGCGGCTGGGGAAGGTTTTCATGGTGCAGTGCAATGTGCTATGGAACCGCCACCAGCGCTACTACGATGAATCAGAATGGCGGGGTCGCAAGGCACTTGAAGGCGGATGCCTCCATACGCAGGTGTGCCATTTCCTGGATTTGCTTACCTGGTGGTTCGGACCGCTGAAGGAGGCGCATACGATACTGGATACGTTCAACCATGAGATCGAGATCGAGGATTGTGGCGTTTCTGCACTGCGGTTTCAAAGTGGCATCCTCGGCTCCCTTACCTGGACCACCTGCGTATACAATGTGAATTACGAGGGCAGCATCACCATTATTGGCGAAAAGGGAACCATCAAGATTGGCGGCAAATACCTGAACGAAATTGAGTTTTGGGACGTGCAGAGCTACCCGCTGCCACAGGATGTGGAATATGTGGACGCACCTAATATTTACGCACATTACCAGGGTAGCAGCTCCAACCACAACCAACTCATCAACCAACTGGTGAAGCAGGTAATTGAACGCAGGCATGGCTTGGTGGAGGGAGTGGAAGGACGGAAGACGATAGAGGCGATTGAGATGATATATGGAGGGAAACATAGACACTAA